One Pararge aegeria chromosome 4, ilParAegt1.1, whole genome shotgun sequence DNA segment encodes these proteins:
- the LOC120637618 gene encoding ribosomal RNA small subunit methyltransferase NEP1, which yields MGKKRKLAANNDDFEFDPIPRHLVTSHIKKQDKRLIVILENAQLETVKSGNSFELLNCDDHAHILRKNDRDPGSCRPDITHQSLLMLMDSPLNRAGLLQVYIHTEKNVLIEINPQTRIPRTFKRFAGLMVQLLHKFAIRASDGPMKLLKVIKNPLTSHLPVGVKKITMSFSSKMVQNCRELVPKDEPIVIIIGAMAHGKVEVDYSEDVISISNYPLSAALTCAKLCSAFEEVWDVV from the exons ATGGGTAAAAAAAGGAAACTTGCCGCTAATAACGATGATTTCGAATTTGATCCTATTCCACGGCACCTTGTTACATCGCATATAAAGAAACAAGATAAACGTCTCATTGTTATTCTAGAAAACGCTCAGCTAGAAACAGTGAAG AGTGGGAACagttttgaacttttaaattgTGATGACCATGCACATATCCTGAGAAAGAATGATAGGGATCCAGGGTCATGTCGACCAGATATCACCCACCAGTCCCTTTTAATGCTAATGGATTCACCTCTTAACCGAGCAGGACTACTGCAAGTATATATACACACAGAAAAAAATGTCCTTATAGAAATTAATCCACAAACAAGAATACCTAGGACTTTTAAAAGATTTGCTGGCTTAATGG ttcaACTCTTACACAAATTTGCCATAAGAGCATCTGATGGACCAATGAAGTTGCTTAAAGTTATCAAAAATCCATTGACCTCACACTTACCAGTTGGGGTGAAAAAAATTACCATGTCATTTAGTTCAAAGATGGTACAGAACTGCCGAGAGTTGGTGCCAAAGGATGAaccaatagttattattatagggGCTATGGCTCATGGCAAGGTGGAAGTGGATTACTCAGAAGATGTAATATCAATAAGTAACTACCCACTGTCAGCAGCTTTAACTTGTGCAAAATTATGTTCAGCTTTTGAGGAAGTATGGGATGTTGTGTGA